One Amycolatopsis sp. NBC_00355 genomic window carries:
- a CDS encoding metal ABC transporter solute-binding protein, Zn/Mn family, translating to MSSRRTRSALAAASALSLFALAACSGGGSSGADGGGQSGGDGKLKVVASTDVWGSVASAVGGDKVEVKSVIHDPSADPHSYETTADDALAAKDAQLLLSNGGGYDEFFGKLTDQAGDAKKVVAYDVAATGDENEHVWYDLPGVDKVADQVAAQLGELQPASKQLFTDNATAFKAKVDALEKRLGELGAAHPGTKVVVTEPVAHYLLRSAKLTDATPKAFSDAVENDTDVPAGAVNEYKQLIATKQVKALINNAQTVTPLTQDVVGQAKAAGIGVVDVTETLPQGVTDYIGWMTGEVDALAKALS from the coding sequence ATGAGTTCCCGCCGCACCAGGAGCGCGCTCGCCGCCGCTTCGGCCCTGTCCCTCTTCGCGCTCGCCGCGTGCTCCGGCGGCGGGTCGTCCGGCGCCGACGGCGGTGGTCAATCCGGCGGTGACGGCAAGCTCAAGGTGGTCGCCTCGACCGACGTCTGGGGCAGCGTGGCCAGCGCGGTCGGCGGCGACAAGGTCGAGGTCAAGTCGGTCATCCACGACCCGTCGGCCGACCCGCACTCCTACGAGACGACGGCCGACGACGCGCTGGCGGCGAAGGACGCGCAGCTCCTGCTGTCCAACGGCGGCGGGTACGACGAGTTCTTCGGCAAGCTCACCGACCAGGCGGGCGACGCGAAGAAGGTCGTCGCCTACGACGTCGCCGCGACCGGCGACGAGAACGAGCACGTCTGGTACGACCTGCCCGGCGTCGACAAGGTGGCCGACCAGGTCGCCGCGCAGCTCGGCGAGCTGCAGCCGGCGTCGAAGCAGCTCTTCACCGACAACGCGACCGCGTTCAAGGCGAAGGTCGACGCGCTGGAGAAGCGCCTCGGTGAGCTGGGCGCGGCGCACCCGGGGACGAAGGTCGTCGTCACCGAGCCGGTCGCGCACTACCTGCTACGGAGCGCGAAGCTGACGGACGCGACACCCAAGGCGTTTTCCGACGCGGTGGAGAACGACACCGACGTCCCGGCGGGCGCGGTGAATGAGTACAAGCAGCTCATCGCCACCAAGCAGGTCAAGGCGCTGATCAACAACGCGCAGACGGTGACGCCGCTGACCCAGGACGTCGTCGGCCAGGCGAAGGCCGCCGGAATCGGCGTCGTCGACGTGACCGAGACGCTGCCCCAGGGTGTGACGGACTACATTGGCTGGATGACCGGGGAAGTCGATGCACTCGCGAAAGCGTTGAGCTGA